The following are encoded together in the Chloroherpetonaceae bacterium genome:
- a CDS encoding TlpA family protein disulfide reductase, giving the protein MKLFILPALLVAIVATGPTRVRNTGVPASPDLSVSAAPAPNFTLETLDGKKVSLSDFKGKGVILNFWATWCPPCRAEIPDMIELQKAYQDKFTFIGIVINDRAEKVAAFVKAQGMNYPVVMGDEKVISDYGKFVEGGQIRGIPTSFVINRKGEIIEAFVGARDKRTFEAAIQRAIQ; this is encoded by the coding sequence ATGAAGCTCTTCATCTTGCCTGCTTTGCTTGTTGCAATTGTAGCGACGGGACCGACTCGCGTTCGGAATACTGGTGTGCCCGCTTCGCCAGACTTGTCGGTATCAGCGGCACCAGCACCGAATTTTACGCTTGAGACCCTCGACGGCAAAAAGGTCAGCCTTTCGGACTTCAAAGGCAAAGGTGTGATTCTCAATTTTTGGGCAACTTGGTGTCCACCATGCCGTGCTGAAATTCCTGATATGATTGAGTTACAAAAAGCCTATCAAGACAAATTTACCTTCATCGGCATTGTAATTAACGACCGAGCCGAGAAGGTTGCTGCATTTGTCAAAGCACAAGGTATGAACTATCCTGTCGTGATGGGCGATGAAAAGGTGATTAGCGATTATGGTAAGTTCGTAGAGGGCGGTCAAATTCGCGGTATTCCCACCTCGTTTGTAATTAACAGAAAAGGTGAAATTATTGAAGCATTTGTCGGCGCACGCGACAAGCGCACGTTTGAAGCAGCAATTCAGCGCGCAATTCAGTAG